Genomic segment of Calditrichota bacterium:
GATTCATTGTCGGTTATTTTCTCGATTTCGAATTTATTGAAAATTTTAGATTCTGTGAGAAAAAGAAAGTTCAGTTCAGTGAGCCAGTTTACCAGAAGTTCCTCTTTGTCAATCCCGCTCGCTTCGACTGTTTCGGCTAAATTGTGCTGAATTTTGTCCGCGTCAGTAATCAAGTCGAAAAGAGCAAAAGCCGCATTATCGAACAGATTTTTCATGGTGTCGCCGAATACGCGAATCCGAATGTCGCCGGCGTGTTCCAACTGCTCGTATTTTGCGGCAGGATTCGTTGGGCGCATAAATTTCCCTTTCCAATATTTTTTTCATTCAAATTTGTCTTGGAGAGTTATGCTGTAAATAATATGGGAAATTTTTCTAACTTTGTCAATAAAAAAATTGAATGGTGAAAAACAAAGGAAATTGAGGTAAGCTCAATAAAAAAACGTAGTGACGTGATACCCTTTCAAAGGTTTCGAACCTTTGAAAGGGTAGTATTTTTCGATCACTTCAAATAAATCATCCTTCGGCTTTGCGTCTGATCATCGACGTGCAACTCGTAATAATAAAGTCCGCTGCTCAACGGCTGACTGGCATTGTTGTCCGTTTGCCAGTGAAGCAAATAATTTCCTGGTTCCGCATTTAAATCGGAAAAAGAAGCCACTTTTTGACCCAATGAATTAAAAATGAGCAGCGAGACTGAGTTCGCTTTTTCAGACAATTGATACGGAATAGCGGTCGCGTTGTTGAACGGATTGGGATAATTTTGCCCGAGAAAGAACCCGCGAATCTGCTCCGGATTTTCCTCCTGTGCCACAGAAGTCGGCAGCGGAGATTTGATTTGCAAATCATCGAAATAGAGCAGCCCGATTTCAGCAGTACCCGGCTGGTGACTCAATTGAATGCTGTCGAACCGCAGCGTTCCGTCCAGATTGCCGTCGCCCAACCAGGTTCCTGTGCTGTCCGTTGACATGTCCCATTTCACTAATTTCCAGCCGAGCCAGTCGATGGTGTACCAGGGGCTCACTTCGTGATTCGCCGCCGCGGTCTGCGGCACTTTGTCATCAACGCAAAAACGAAATTTGTTGCCGCTGCCGTCGCCGAAAATGTACATTTCCAGAATGTGATTTTTGTCAAAGTGAATATTTTTCGGAGCCCCGCCGCTGAGGTAAATGCGGATCAGCCAATCAGAAGCGCTTTCATTCCAGCCGTAACTCAAGCCAAGCGAAGAAGTGCTTTGCGTAAGCGGATTTACAATTTCGTGGCTCACAAACCTGAAAGTAGTGTCCGGCTGAATGCCTGTTGTGCTTCCGCTGGAACTTGGATCCCACCAATTCGCCGTGATGTCAGATTCAAACGGCTCAATCGAAGAAGTCTCATACTGTCTGGATGTCACAGTAAACACAAGCGATTTGTAACGCGGCATTCTATTGCCAAACACGTCCGTGATGCCCGGGAAAACCCTGCCGATGTATTTGACGCCATTCTGTAGCGGCTGCTGGGGAACATAGCAAATGACGCTCTGATCATTAACGAGATAATGAAAAGGAGTAACTTTTTCGAATATTGCCGTGGCGGTATTTTTTATTTTGAAAGAATTTGCTGTGACCGTGCTGGTGTCAATTTTTTCGTCAAAAGTAATGTTGATGATGGGGAAATTTTCTACTTCCGTTGCATTGATTGGCGGATAACTGCTCACGATTTTGGGAGGTTCACGGTCAGAGGAGCCGGTTTTGAATGAAAAAGAAAAATCATCGCCAGCAACGCTGTCCCCGTTGCCATCGAAAAAATGGCCCCAGTTGTCCTGTGCGTCGGCTGAAATATTGATCGTGTAAGTCGTCAGATATTGTAGCGTGTCGGTGCGCATGATGAGTTTTGTGCTGTTTTGCTGCCAGATGTATTGGAATTGCGTTTCCGGCGAAACGGTCAAATTGTGCACGACCGAGGCAGCGTCCATCCGTCTGCTGAATTCGATCACGATATCGTTCCACGCCGTAACGTTCGTGTCGCCGGCTGCCGGAGTTGTGGAAACGACGCGCGGCGGAACCTGGCTGATTAACTGCACATCGACGAAAGTGAAAAAAGTATCAGAGGGCGTCACCTGAACCGTGTCAGCGTTGTAATTTTCCGCGCTGACAATTAATTTCATCGGCTCAATAGGAAGTCCGTCAAAATAGTAAAAGCCGTTATGCAATTGATTCGGATCGTGGGAATAGTTGTGAAATACAGACTCGTAGGTATCGGTCGTGTCAACTCTGCCGTTAATGGAAACGACCGCGCCGTTGATGGGAATGCGGGAGTCGATGTCGCTGATAATGCCGGTTACGATTCCCTCTGCAGGTCGCTCGATGCCGTGAAATTTCAAAATTGACCAATAAAACGTCGTTGCTTCCAATTTTTTCCAAAAATAATTCATGAAGAGCTGCGCCTGTTTCGGATTCGTATGATACCCGGCTTCGCTCAATTCCGAAGGCATCGTCGTCGTTCGATTGACGTGAAGATAGGGGCCGCCGCTTTGCTGGCACCAGTTACTCCAGGTGTAAAAACTGCAATCGCCAAAAGAACCCAGCGTCGTCGTTCTCATGCCTCGCGTGAGAAGATCCACCATGATGCTGCTCATTTTTTTACCGCCGTGGGGCACTTTTTCCTGACCATTGTAATATTGTCCCCAGAGAAGTAGGGTTTCGTCTCTGTCCGGCGAACCGGCGTTGCTGTGAATTGAGTGGTACCAGGCAGCAGCCAGGGAGTTCGCCCTGTCTGTCCGCTGGGAAAGGGAAACTTGCTGTTGGTCGTTGGTGCGAGACAAATAAACGGTGTCAATGTCTGTATTTTCCAGCAATAATTCGCTCAACCGAAGAGCCACGCGCAGGTTTCGCTTCGCTTCGGAAATATTGTAAATCCCGACATTTTCATTCTGGCTATGGCCCGGGTCTAAAAAGATATTCCAGCCGGAGAGCCCAGTCACCTGTTGAGAAAATAGCGCGCTGGAAAGCATTAACAAAAATAGGACGCTATATTTGAAAAATTTCATCGAATAAACTCCTCATCGTCAAAACAGTTTTTCTGGTTCATTTCATCGAATATTTTTTTGCAATTTTTTATTTGGTCTTTCCGCGACCTTGAGAATGAAAATCTTTCCCGATGTCATTTCATCAAAAGCAATTTTTTTGCCGTCCGGAGACCAGCAGGGATTCATCTCAATCAAATGCGATGTTTTTGTCAAATTGACTTTGCCGCTTCCGCCTGCGTCAATGGCGTAAATATCGGATTGCGTGAAATTGTAGCCATCGTCTTTGGTGATCATGTAAATTATTTTTTCCCCATCGGGCGACCATTGCGGATGATTACCTTCGCCGAGGTCGGTGAGTTTGTTTGTCAGCAAATCAAAAACAAACATATTACCACCGTATTTTTCAAATGCCAGTTTTTGGCCGTCGGGAGATAATTCCACATTGAGAAATGGTCCCTCGAAAGGCAGATTTGGCGTTTCGGTTTTTCCGGCGCGAAGGGCGAAAATATTTTTATCATTCCAATAAATCAATGGCCTCTGCGCGCTGATCTGACTGGCTGTCGCTGATACTTGATTTTCATTGTTCGCAGAAAAAATTTCCAGTTTCTTTTTTGTGTAAAGATAGACGTGGTTGTTGTCCGCAGCCCATTGTGGTAATGCAGGCATTTGCGTGCGATAGTCGGTGAGTTGGTAGCTTTGGGAATTTTTCAAGTCAAAAATTTTAACTGCATTAAAGCGGCGATAATTTTCAAATTTGGAAACGCGAGCCAAAATTTTACTGCCGTCGGCTGACCAGCGAAAGCCATAACCAGCGCCTGCTTCGTCAGTGACTTGAAAATAATCTTTTGTTTTCAGGTTCAAAACCCAGATGCCGGCATATTTGGGCTCAGTAAACGCAATTTTTCTCCCGCCCGGCGACCAGCGCGGATTCATGGCGTAAATTCCTTCGCCGGTGATTGCTTCTGCTTTGCCGACAGGAATTAAGGCGGGTTCGTCGGCAAATGCAAGACTCAAAAAAAATAGCATTAA
This window contains:
- a CDS encoding archease; protein product: MRPTNPAAKYEQLEHAGDIRIRVFGDTMKNLFDNAAFALFDLITDADKIQHNLAETVEASGIDKEELLVNWLTELNFLFLTESKIFNKFEIEKITDNESSPWRWAKNLVITATRSKMRLRR
- a CDS encoding T9SS type A sorting domain-containing protein, translated to MKFFKYSVLFLLMLSSALFSQQVTGLSGWNIFLDPGHSQNENVGIYNISEAKRNLRVALRLSELLLENTDIDTVYLSRTNDQQQVSLSQRTDRANSLAAAWYHSIHSNAGSPDRDETLLLWGQYYNGQEKVPHGGKKMSSIMVDLLTRGMRTTTLGSFGDCSFYTWSNWCQQSGGPYLHVNRTTTMPSELSEAGYHTNPKQAQLFMNYFWKKLEATTFYWSILKFHGIERPAEGIVTGIISDIDSRIPINGAVVSINGRVDTTDTYESVFHNYSHDPNQLHNGFYYFDGLPIEPMKLIVSAENYNADTVQVTPSDTFFTFVDVQLISQVPPRVVSTTPAAGDTNVTAWNDIVIEFSRRMDAASVVHNLTVSPETQFQYIWQQNSTKLIMRTDTLQYLTTYTINISADAQDNWGHFFDGNGDSVAGDDFSFSFKTGSSDREPPKIVSSYPPINATEVENFPIINITFDEKIDTSTVTANSFKIKNTATAIFEKVTPFHYLVNDQSVICYVPQQPLQNGVKYIGRVFPGITDVFGNRMPRYKSLVFTVTSRQYETSSIEPFESDITANWWDPSSSGSTTGIQPDTTFRFVSHEIVNPLTQSTSSLGLSYGWNESASDWLIRIYLSGGAPKNIHFDKNHILEMYIFGDGSGNKFRFCVDDKVPQTAAANHEVSPWYTIDWLGWKLVKWDMSTDSTGTWLGDGNLDGTLRFDSIQLSHQPGTAEIGLLYFDDLQIKSPLPTSVAQEENPEQIRGFFLGQNYPNPFNNATAIPYQLSEKANSVSLLIFNSLGQKVASFSDLNAEPGNYLLHWQTDNNASQPLSSGLYYYELHVDDQTQSRRMIYLK